Proteins encoded in a region of the Candidatus Obscuribacter sp. genome:
- a CDS encoding diguanylate cyclase, with amino-acid sequence MAYRQGGWHVHQAQGIRLVTVMVHTKDIGDERRKEQPAGNPQLSLESTGKPEKSQPTSDKLTVAATEDSSSKVTARSLATELAKVSPDSDLIIEHLRGKTGQELKNIAALYKDQTRHSLSGDLEKNFTGSDRIKVSQALQGNFDDTTRVRANLVALTELGGKSNQNIEKDLRDTFATLNKEQIDTIARQYQERFKRPMTTDLERRWLLSPESKQALEIYLKGSENRTSEDTQTLATIAINSKNIDMMREAFREASPEARQTFLSKQGEQKIRDAFNARETDIALDYVKLGRLDITTAIKHNSSFAGDNEQAIYFAASNMTAQQKANYSDGRRNEQKPMSALSSTERQQVEFYRKLSAAFKDPLSEREMLICEDKIVSPGGRSTVSKIAELGGAIGANGREVNALLKAMPKAELERLRSEPQFRKDMDSALKLSGMNYRERFVAVHMLDEIVTGKYKPAPKGDETAQDANLRLAERISKYTHISGDDKAGFINSLKNAEASRLAAQDLAKNPRAMDNLLNPSERQLARTIIEQGGKSEKADELRASILAVSKDKASIASVLEGMTPEQRYQARGVYEHKYQSSLINDINENTRGRERLTTLDLMRTPYTMREDYNNRRDSVYNSVDGLGRAWVERLWDGTSDQTHDVLEQYAAANTRYSRDFMLMQPEERKHLSENLNKALNLYKDSKNQAADATVAAALTGTGLAGAAFTGGASLTLLATAGAVVSVGTKAAIEGADYNKGSIVADGLTGAVSAGTMGFGGRQLAEMLKLGQQAAVASADAVVKGSETIAKETGVALVRPGAKAELEQALAGQIRDSIASGADTVSAAKLDKLARKFATSEGNASALNVMLTMELNKALNETGTSAVKRVVKGVALGSAAGGVGGVGAGTVHGIDEWSDKKSVKANMAHVVKTAATTGAEYMTLAALGQSATSCLRQGAREGVKKLESTERLTEAKNIAALASDAGKLEASTTLDPITNLLNKTGSEQALVRTVKQIERAEAKGGSRDLTLMMIDLDNFKAVNDNLGHDRGDEVLKVMGKYLKDRMRASDKVGRLGGDEYLAVLPDTKDTAKLVKDIQSLRLEASASGVRILPAGVAPSPGSYVVKASAGATTRRAGEGASDLLARADHEMYLDKAARKGKVVDTTAKPSETAALSEELRREAVMHRVVSGRREEELLNLNAGRLREISEGLKRDVTTMQERENIDPLTGLLNGKTIRTNLETLVAQSERALAKGEERHLTVVYIDMDGLKGVNDKLGHQNGDQSLRFMGQKLKELARDTDYVSHISGDEYMMLLPDTNGAQAIAQRLDKLRFAMQANGETRPLAAGEALKEGEVKIGFSAGIVVKQPGETAEMVRQRADALMHENKMYKKTHQVFYASEIPAQLELQKQMREQGHIMEADKLLNDIQFAREHQYLAGKRVREEREGLTILP; translated from the coding sequence GTGGCATATAGACAAGGAGGATGGCATGTCCATCAGGCTCAAGGTATCCGGCTGGTAACTGTAATGGTGCACACTAAAGACATAGGCGACGAAAGGCGCAAAGAGCAACCAGCTGGTAATCCACAACTCTCGCTAGAGTCTACGGGTAAGCCAGAAAAGAGCCAACCAACCTCTGATAAATTGACAGTAGCCGCTACTGAAGACTCATCCAGCAAAGTTACAGCCCGGTCGTTAGCAACTGAGTTGGCAAAAGTATCTCCCGACAGCGACCTCATAATTGAGCACCTGAGAGGCAAAACCGGCCAGGAACTCAAAAATATCGCCGCTCTCTACAAAGACCAGACCAGGCACTCACTGAGCGGGGATCTGGAGAAAAACTTCACTGGCTCCGACAGAATCAAAGTAAGCCAAGCCCTACAGGGCAATTTTGACGACACAACTCGAGTAAGAGCCAATCTAGTTGCCCTTACAGAGCTAGGCGGCAAAAGCAATCAAAACATCGAAAAGGATCTGCGCGATACATTTGCCACCCTCAACAAAGAGCAAATAGATACTATTGCCAGACAGTATCAGGAGCGGTTTAAGCGTCCGATGACCACCGACCTGGAGCGCCGGTGGCTCTTATCGCCAGAGAGTAAGCAAGCTCTAGAAATTTATCTTAAGGGTAGTGAAAACCGCACCAGTGAAGACACTCAAACACTGGCAACGATTGCTATCAATAGCAAAAATATCGATATGATGCGCGAAGCCTTTAGAGAAGCTAGCCCCGAAGCTCGACAGACGTTTTTAAGTAAACAAGGCGAGCAAAAAATACGCGATGCCTTTAATGCCAGAGAAACAGATATCGCACTCGACTATGTCAAATTAGGCAGACTGGATATAACTACCGCCATTAAGCACAATTCCAGCTTTGCTGGTGACAACGAGCAAGCAATATATTTTGCAGCAAGCAATATGACTGCTCAGCAAAAAGCAAACTATTCTGACGGCAGGCGCAATGAACAGAAGCCAATGTCAGCGTTGTCTAGCACAGAAAGACAACAAGTAGAATTTTATCGCAAACTCTCAGCTGCCTTTAAAGACCCACTCTCTGAAAGAGAGATGCTCATCTGTGAAGATAAGATTGTCTCACCCGGGGGACGATCCACAGTATCCAAAATCGCTGAGCTAGGAGGTGCTATTGGTGCCAACGGCAGAGAAGTTAATGCCTTACTAAAAGCCATGCCAAAGGCAGAACTCGAGAGACTCAGGAGTGAACCTCAATTTCGCAAAGACATGGATAGCGCACTCAAGTTGAGCGGTATGAACTATCGCGAACGATTTGTTGCAGTCCACATGCTCGATGAAATAGTAACTGGTAAATACAAGCCAGCCCCAAAAGGCGACGAGACCGCTCAGGATGCCAATCTGAGGCTGGCTGAGCGTATAAGTAAATACACTCATATCAGTGGCGATGACAAAGCCGGCTTTATCAACTCACTAAAAAATGCAGAAGCTAGCCGTCTTGCTGCTCAGGATCTGGCTAAAAATCCCAGAGCGATGGACAATCTGCTCAATCCCAGCGAGCGTCAACTAGCCAGAACAATTATCGAGCAAGGTGGCAAAAGTGAAAAGGCTGATGAATTGAGGGCATCAATACTCGCTGTAAGCAAAGACAAAGCAAGTATTGCCAGTGTGCTTGAAGGCATGACCCCAGAACAAAGATACCAGGCTAGGGGCGTCTATGAGCACAAGTATCAATCATCTTTGATCAATGATATAAACGAAAATACCAGAGGTCGTGAGAGGCTTACTACTCTCGACCTTATGCGCACACCATATACGATGCGCGAAGATTACAACAATCGTCGAGACTCTGTCTACAATTCAGTAGATGGTCTTGGCAGAGCCTGGGTCGAGCGTCTTTGGGACGGTACCAGTGACCAGACCCATGATGTCTTGGAACAATATGCTGCAGCAAATACCCGCTATTCTCGCGATTTTATGCTGATGCAACCAGAGGAACGCAAGCATCTGAGCGAAAATCTCAATAAGGCGCTAAATCTCTACAAAGACTCCAAAAATCAGGCAGCTGATGCCACGGTTGCGGCCGCACTAACAGGTACAGGACTGGCCGGAGCAGCCTTTACTGGCGGTGCTAGCCTGACTCTTTTGGCTACTGCTGGAGCAGTGGTCTCGGTGGGCACCAAAGCCGCCATAGAGGGAGCCGATTATAACAAAGGCAGCATTGTCGCTGATGGTCTCACCGGCGCTGTATCAGCTGGGACCATGGGCTTTGGTGGCAGACAGTTAGCCGAAATGCTCAAGCTCGGACAACAGGCTGCGGTGGCAAGTGCTGATGCTGTGGTAAAAGGCTCCGAGACGATAGCAAAAGAGACCGGCGTTGCTCTCGTAAGACCAGGTGCTAAAGCTGAGCTTGAGCAAGCCCTGGCCGGGCAAATAAGAGATAGCATTGCCAGTGGAGCCGATACTGTATCTGCCGCAAAACTAGACAAATTGGCTCGCAAATTTGCCACATCCGAAGGCAATGCCAGCGCGCTCAATGTCATGCTCACTATGGAGCTAAACAAAGCACTCAACGAGACTGGCACCAGTGCTGTCAAGCGTGTAGTCAAAGGTGTAGCCCTGGGGTCTGCAGCTGGCGGAGTCGGCGGTGTTGGAGCTGGCACTGTGCATGGTATCGACGAATGGTCCGATAAAAAATCAGTTAAAGCAAATATGGCTCACGTTGTAAAAACGGCGGCAACGACAGGTGCTGAGTATATGACACTCGCTGCCCTGGGGCAGAGTGCTACAAGTTGCCTCAGACAGGGTGCCAGAGAGGGAGTAAAAAAGCTAGAAAGCACCGAACGACTAACCGAAGCCAAAAATATTGCTGCCCTGGCTAGTGATGCAGGCAAGCTAGAAGCCAGCACAACACTTGATCCAATCACCAATTTGCTCAATAAGACTGGCTCTGAGCAGGCCCTGGTCAGGACAGTCAAGCAAATCGAACGGGCTGAAGCTAAAGGTGGTAGTCGTGATTTGACACTAATGATGATTGACCTGGATAACTTTAAGGCAGTCAATGACAACCTTGGGCATGATCGAGGTGACGAGGTCTTAAAGGTAATGGGCAAGTATCTCAAAGACCGCATGCGTGCCTCAGACAAAGTAGGCAGGCTGGGTGGAGATGAGTATCTAGCGGTTTTGCCAGATACAAAAGATACGGCCAAACTAGTCAAAGACATACAATCCTTGAGACTGGAGGCCAGTGCTTCTGGTGTGCGCATTTTGCCAGCTGGTGTCGCACCAAGCCCAGGCTCTTATGTGGTCAAAGCCAGTGCTGGTGCCACCACCCGCAGAGCGGGAGAAGGAGCATCGGATCTTTTAGCAAGAGCAGATCACGAGATGTATCTGGATAAGGCTGCACGCAAAGGCAAAGTCGTAGATACCACGGCCAAACCATCTGAGACAGCCGCTCTTAGCGAGGAATTACGTCGTGAAGCAGTGATGCACCGCGTGGTAAGCGGGCGTAGAGAGGAAGAACTACTAAATTTGAATGCCGGTCGTCTGCGCGAGATATCGGAAGGTCTAAAGCGTGATGTAACGACCATGCAGGAGCGCGAAAATATAGATCCACTGACAGGACTTTTAAATGGCAAAACAATCCGCACCAATCTAGAGACACTGGTAGCACAGTCTGAGCGTGCCCTGGCTAAAGGTGAGGAGCGCCATCTCACTGTGGTCTATATCGACATGGACGGACTAAAGGGTGTAAACGACAAGCTCGGTCACCAGAATGGTGATCAGTCGTTGCGCTTTATGGGACAAAAACTCAAAGAACTGGCACGCGATACTGACTATGTGTCGCACATAAGCGGTGATGAATATATGATGCTTTTGCCTGACACAAACGGGGCTCAAGCGATTGCACAAAGACTGGATAAATTGCGCTTTGCTATGCAAGCTAACGGTGAGACCCGTCCTTTGGCGGCTGGAGAAGCTCTAAAAGAAGGAGAAGTTAAGATCGGCTTTAGCGCTGGCATAGTGGTAAAGCAACCGGGCGAGACAGCAGAAATGGTCAGGCAAAGAGCTGACGCTCTGATGCATGAAAACAAGATGTATAAAAAGACGCACCAGGTATTTTATGCCTCAGAGATCCCAGCACAACTAGAGCTCCAAAAACAAATGCGCGAGCAAGGTCACATCATGGAAGCAGATAAATTGCTAAACGATATTCAGTTTGCTCGTGAGCACCAGTATCTAGCTGGTAAGCGCGTGAGGGAAGAGCGCGAAGGCTTGACGATATTACCTTAA
- a CDS encoding tetratricopeptide repeat protein, whose translation MSTTTNNYLLGELSVKLGAVSQEHVDKSLTLSADTGLPLGRVLVLSGLILEPDLTALIRCQTLLREDLIDIEAAKLSYQMAKVCNTDLDTALAQLGWSQKRERKIALLGELLVESEALPQHHLDTYLRQQPKLKLPLGRMLVSASMITEVLLGTALSIQSMIRQGRLSRAEGIEVLKDARIRLSQTHAAPKSKSFYAQQASNIPKIGELLVLSGLISESRLTEALELSIGGRKSIGEILLERRYLSKAQLDSILTLQSNLANGTLRLNQLKPVIARLEEGMAFGDALAVVLSDQTGTESNDEDLLSFFEFVKTLDQNSAETYDQAFELAKRNQRIVKQALLISGALDETSAELLQQCYSLYEGRRYTFDEIITLYEYAKRRSIFTKEAMVELRWFRKNAQQSKPVLKDNSAVTEANLLDLKEVAEQMILVRDYANALDMYTQLLTSLRKHQDNRYFYCLERASYVCCELANYTAAEAYQKEAKDLAKQIFGELNMSHAQAWSTLAKVHYFMGQVATAIEEATMHVYLLKKILGTNHPDVACGLQNLGMLHFQTGEQKESLRCYYEAHKICLDSLGASHPTTVNLLAKLTDLQSRLHESKPEESGKDDSDERGLVTGNWRTISFDDALSPLEG comes from the coding sequence GTGTCCACCACTACCAATAACTATTTGCTCGGCGAACTGTCCGTAAAATTAGGTGCAGTATCACAAGAGCACGTGGACAAATCACTGACTCTGTCTGCTGATACAGGACTACCACTAGGTCGTGTGCTGGTATTGTCGGGACTGATATTAGAGCCAGACTTAACGGCACTTATTCGCTGCCAGACTTTGCTACGAGAGGATCTGATTGATATTGAGGCAGCCAAACTCTCATATCAAATGGCTAAAGTATGCAATACAGATTTAGACACAGCTCTTGCCCAGCTCGGTTGGAGTCAAAAGCGGGAGCGCAAAATTGCTCTACTGGGAGAGCTTTTGGTCGAGAGCGAGGCCTTACCGCAGCACCATCTGGACACGTATTTAAGACAGCAACCCAAGCTTAAACTGCCCCTTGGTCGCATGCTTGTGTCTGCCAGTATGATCACCGAAGTATTACTTGGTACTGCCTTAAGTATCCAATCGATGATCAGACAAGGGCGTCTATCAAGAGCAGAAGGCATTGAAGTCCTGAAAGATGCTCGAATCAGACTATCGCAAACACATGCTGCCCCTAAGTCAAAAAGTTTTTATGCTCAGCAAGCCAGTAACATTCCTAAAATTGGTGAGCTGCTTGTTTTATCCGGGCTGATTTCGGAGAGCAGACTGACAGAGGCTCTGGAGCTTAGCATCGGTGGTCGTAAATCTATCGGTGAGATATTACTGGAGAGGCGCTATCTGTCCAAAGCTCAGTTAGACAGTATTTTGACATTGCAAAGTAATCTAGCCAATGGCACATTGCGTCTAAATCAACTAAAGCCTGTGATTGCAAGACTAGAAGAAGGTATGGCTTTTGGTGATGCACTAGCTGTGGTGCTCAGTGACCAGACTGGAACTGAGAGCAATGACGAGGATTTGCTTTCATTTTTTGAATTTGTCAAAACTCTAGATCAAAATAGTGCAGAGACTTATGATCAAGCATTTGAGCTAGCTAAACGCAATCAGCGTATAGTCAAACAAGCTTTGCTTATATCGGGTGCATTGGATGAAACATCGGCAGAACTGCTACAGCAGTGCTACAGCCTCTACGAAGGTAGACGCTATACATTTGATGAAATCATCACACTTTATGAGTATGCCAAGCGACGTTCTATTTTTACAAAAGAAGCGATGGTGGAACTGCGCTGGTTTAGAAAAAATGCCCAGCAAAGCAAGCCTGTTTTAAAAGATAACAGCGCTGTGACAGAAGCAAACTTGCTTGACCTCAAGGAAGTCGCTGAACAGATGATCCTGGTCCGCGACTACGCCAATGCTCTCGATATGTACACTCAGCTTTTGACTAGTTTGCGCAAGCATCAAGACAATCGCTATTTTTACTGCCTTGAGAGAGCCTCTTATGTATGTTGCGAGTTAGCCAATTATACGGCCGCAGAAGCCTATCAAAAAGAAGCCAAAGACCTGGCTAAGCAGATTTTTGGTGAGCTAAATATGAGTCATGCACAAGCCTGGAGCACATTGGCTAAAGTGCATTATTTTATGGGACAGGTGGCTACTGCTATCGAAGAAGCGACAATGCATGTCTATCTCTTAAAGAAAATTCTCGGCACTAATCATCCGGATGTAGCCTGCGGCTTACAAAACCTGGGCATGTTGCATTTTCAGACAGGAGAGCAAAAAGAATCATTGCGCTGCTACTATGAAGCCCACAAAATCTGCCTGGATAGCCTTGGTGCCTCACATCCGACAACAGTTAACCTGCTTGCTAAATTGACAGATTTGCAGAGTCGACTGCACGAGAGCAAGCCAGAAGAGTCAGGCAAAGATGATAGCGATGAGCGTGGACTGGTTACAGGTAACTGGCGCACAATCTCATTTGACGATGCCCTCAGTCCATTAGAAGGCTAA
- a CDS encoding aldo/keto reductase, whose translation MPLTTYNDIVVPSFMYGTAWKKETTAKCVEMAVEAGFTAIDTANQLRHYNEALVGEALLSLQNRGIKRESLFIQTKFTSVDGQGNTTPYDAKANLTTQVKQSMDSSLQHLHTDCVDSYVLHGPYSRNGLGAADWEVWTAIEDLYTQGKTRMIGVSNVTAEQLSQLCLKARVKPMMVQNRCYAIVGWDREVRDICNKHNIIYQGFSLLTANGQYINDRIVQDIARRLGTGVAPVIFSFAMHLGMLPLTGTTDMEHMRLDLTALDLKLTEDDVRNIESIAVPMQYA comes from the coding sequence ATGCCACTGACTACTTACAACGATATCGTCGTGCCATCCTTTATGTATGGCACTGCCTGGAAGAAAGAAACCACCGCTAAATGTGTGGAAATGGCCGTGGAAGCAGGCTTTACAGCAATTGATACAGCAAACCAGCTGAGACATTACAACGAGGCACTTGTAGGCGAAGCCCTGCTGAGCTTACAAAATAGAGGTATCAAACGCGAGAGTCTGTTTATTCAGACCAAGTTTACTTCTGTCGATGGCCAGGGTAACACCACTCCCTATGATGCAAAAGCAAACTTGACCACTCAAGTTAAGCAGTCAATGGATAGCTCCTTACAGCACCTGCACACTGACTGTGTCGACTCTTACGTATTACATGGACCATACTCGCGCAATGGTCTTGGGGCGGCAGACTGGGAGGTCTGGACAGCAATAGAGGACCTGTATACTCAGGGCAAGACGCGCATGATTGGTGTCAGTAATGTCACCGCAGAACAACTCAGTCAGCTCTGTCTCAAAGCCAGAGTAAAACCAATGATGGTGCAAAACCGTTGCTATGCCATTGTTGGCTGGGATAGAGAAGTAAGAGATATCTGCAATAAACACAACATCATTTACCAAGGCTTTTCACTTCTTACTGCCAATGGTCAATATATAAATGACCGCATAGTGCAAGATATAGCGCGCAGACTTGGTACCGGTGTGGCACCAGTTATTTTTAGTTTTGCTATGCACCTGGGCATGCTACCACTGACAGGCACCACTGATATGGAGCACATGCGGCTAGACCTTACCGCTCTGGATCTTAAGTTGACTGAGGACGATGTACGCAACATCGAGTCCATAGCCGTACCGATGCAATACGCCTGA